AGACACCGAGGATCTCCGTCTGCTCGCCCGGCACCACGAACGGCATGAGCAGCGCGAACGCCACGAACGGCACCTCGATGACCAGCCGCTTCAGCAGGAAGCCGGCCGGGATGCGGGCCACCGCCGCGACGGCCGCCAGGAGCGCCGCGTACAGCGCGAAGGCCCACATCGCCTCGCGCGGGGTGGAGACGACCACGAGCACGAAGCCGAAGACGGCGGCCAGTTTGCAGTGCGGGGGCAGCCGGTGCACCGGGCTGTGTCCGTGCCGGTAGAGCTTGTGGGCGTGGCCCGCTCCCATGGTCAGACCTCTTCCCTGTCGGACCGCGCGGCCTGGAGGACCACTGCCCGGTCAGACGTTCTCGTGGTCGCGGGAGGTCTCGGTGGACTCCTCCTTGCGGCGGCGCACCACCCAGAAGACTCCTGTGCCCACGACCACCGTGGCGCTGACGCCGATCACCCCGGCGAGGCCGCCGGAGAGCCGGGCGTTCGCGATGTCGCCGACCCCGTAGTCCGCGAGCGGGGAGTCGGCGGCGCCGTGCTCCTGGACCTTCTCGTCGATGCCCTGGTCGGCGGCGACCCGTTCCAGGCCGTCGGGGTTGGCGGAGGCGTAGAAGGAGACGAACCCGGCGAGGACGAACGCCGAGACCAGGCCGGTGATCCAGAACCCGCGCGTGGACCGGTGCGCGGCGGCGGGCTCCGGTTCGCGCGTCGCGGCCGGGGCGTCGACCAACTCGCCGTCGACCCGCAGCTTGAGGGGCGCGGCCAGGCCCTGGACGCCGTGGACGAGGTCGGGACGCACGGCGAGGACGGCGCCGACGGTGAGCGCGGTGATGACGGCCTCGCCGATCCCGATCAGGATGTGTACGCCGACCATGGCCGTGAACACCTTGCCGATCGGGATGTCGGTGGTGCCGCCGATCCAGTAGAGCAGCGTGAACGCGGCGGCCGACACGGGCACGGAGACCAGCGCGGCGACGAACGCCGAGGCGGTCGCGGACCGGCGGGTGCGCGGCAGGAGGCCGGTGAGCAGGCGGAACAGCCCGTACGCGACGACGACGGTGACCACGCCCATGACGGTGATGTTCACGCCGAGCGCGGTGAGGCCGCCGTCCGCGAAGAAGATGCCCTGCATCAGCAGCACCACCGCCAGGCAGAGCACCGCCGTGTAGGGCCCGACGAGGATCGCGGCCAGCGCCCCTCCCATCAGGTGGCCGCTGGTACCGGCGGCCACCGGGAAGTTCAGCATCTGCACGGCGAAGATGAACGCGGCCACCAGACCGGCGAGCGGGGCGGTGCGCTCGTCCAGTTCACGGCGCGCGCCGCGCAGGCTGACGGCGACCGCGCCGGCGGCGACCACCCCGGCCGCCACGGAGACAGGTGCATCGATGAATCCATCGGGTACATGCATAGGGAGAGGCTCCGCTTCCTGCGGTTCCGCGCGGTGTCCGCGTCCGCGCGGGCGCGGTGCTGCGGGCGGGGTCATGAACCCATCAATAATAGTGCTCTCCTGCGAACCATATGCAAGAGCTGGCGCCTGGCAGCTACGCCGCGTCCACCGTCGGCGGGAGGCTCCGGACTTCACCTGCTGTCACGGTGAGCGGACGCCCACCGTGCCACTTCCGTGAAATATGGGACATTAGAGGGCAGAACGACGCATATAGGAGGAGCCGGCTCATGTCCCCTGTGATCGAAGAACATGCACGCGCCCGGCTCATCACCGATGGCCCTCTGACCCGCCCGGTCCCCGTCGATCTGCGCTACGACCCCGCCGAGGACCCGCGTACCGTCCACATCACCCTGCCCGGCGGCACCGACTGGGCCTTCGGCCGTGACCTGCTGGAACGCGGCCTGCGCACGCCGATCGAGCGGGGCGCCGTCCGCGTCTGGCCCTGCGGCCGTACGCAGCTGATCGTGGAGCTGCACTCGACGGACGGGGTCGAGGTGTTCCAGTTCGAGATCAGGACGCTGATCCGCTTCCTCGCCCGCACCCGCGCGCAGGCCCCGGCCACGGCGTCGGACGCAGCCCCGGAGAAGCGACCGTCCCGCACCCGCCCGGAGCGGGGCGCCCGGCCCGGGGCGAAGGACACCCAGCCGGCCCGCGGCTGACATCCGCACAGGAAAGCCGACCCCCACGCTCCAAGCGTGGCGGCCACGCCCCCGGAGCTGAAGGTGACCCCCGGAGGCTGCGGAATCCGCTAGGAAGGGGGCGGCCCCGTCGGCCCCTCGGCGGCCTCCGGCGCCACCCCGGGCGGCCCTTCGGTGGCCTCCGGCGACGCCCCGGGCCCCGGCGACGTACGGAGGATGTCGCGGGCCTGCTCCGCGGCTCGGGCGATGGCCTCTGCCACGAAGTCGAGGAAACGGGCGACGCCCTCCAGACGGGCGGCGGCCGGAGTGCCGGGACCGAGCACACCGACGCCCTGCCGCGTGATCTCGACGAGTTCCGCCGTCGACCGGACGCTGACCATCATCGACCGGTACCAGATCTCGTCGTCCACGGTGTAGCGCTCGCGGCGGCGCTCGTCGCGCTCCCGGCGGACCATGCCCTGATCGTCGAGGAACGCGATCGCCTTGGAGACGGACGCCGGACTGACCTGGAGGCGCCGGGCGAGTTCCTGCGCGGTGAGGGTGCCGGAATCGGCGAGGGTGAGGCTGGTCAGCACCCGGGCCATCATCAAGGGCATGCCTGAGGCCATCATGGCCGTGGCGTACATCTCCTCGAACGCTTGCACGGCCTCGGCGTCACGCCCGTAGGGCTGGACCGGCGCCTCATCCACCAGCGGCGCGATCCGCTTGCGCCGGCGGGCGCGACGCTCGGCGGCGCGGTGCGCCGGCTCGGGGCGGTAGGTGGTGGGACCGCCGTTGCGCATCACCTCACGCGTGACGGTCGAGGTCGGACGGTCCAGACGCCGGGCGATCTCCGCATAGGCGAGCCCGTCGGCCAGTCCCGACGCGATCCGCTGACGCTCCTGCTGGGTGATCCTGCCTCCCGGCATCCCGGCCTCCTTCTCGGTCGACGAGGTCCCAACATAGCGTTCACCTTCACCCCATTGCAACGAACCACCATGGAGCGTTGCATTAAGCGAGAGGATCAGCGCAACGAAATTGCGGCCTCCAGCTGCGAATACGTCAGCATCGCGCAATATTCTCGTTGAGCAATCAGTAAACGCAACGTAGCTTTTCTCTCATCGGAAACATCGATTCCCAGGAGAGAGCCATGCGAAAGTTCGCCACCACCGCCCCGGTCACCGCTGTCCTGCACATCCCCGCCGGGCGCATCCAGCTCATCGCCGCCGACCGGTCCGACGCCACGGTCGAGGTCCGCCCCTCCGACGCCTCCCGGAGCCGGGACGTGAAAGCCGCCGAAGAGGTGGTGGTCGCCTTCGGCGAGGGTGTCCTGCGCGTCACCGCGAAGAAGTCCGGAAAGCGGCTCCTCGGGCACTCCGGCTCGGTCGAGGTGACTGTCCAACTGCCCGCCGGTTCCCATGTGGAGGCGCACACGACCGCGGCCGAACTCCGAGGTGTCGGACGTCTCGGCTCGGTGGCCTTCGACGGCGCCTACCGCCGGATCAAGATCGACGAGGCGGCCGGGGTGCGGCTCGCCGCTGTCGAAGGCGATGTCGAGATCGGCCGGCTGAACGGTCCCGCAGAGATCAGCACCACGCGGGGCGACATCCGGATCTCCGAAGCCGTGCGCGGCACGGTCGCGCTCCGCACCCGCTCCGGTGACATCTCCGTCACCGCGGCCCCCGGCGTCTCGGCCGTCCTCGACGCCCGCACCGGCCTCGGCCGTGTCGACAACTCCCTCAGGAACGACGGCGCCGCGGAGCTCGGCATCCACGCCGCCACGTCCCACGGCGACATCGCCGCCCGCAGCCTCTGACCGCGGCTCCACCTCACCGAGAACCCGCCGGGAACCTGTCGGACCCCGCGACCACCACCGAGGAGCAACGACCATGACCGATCCGGCCATCGCGGCGAAGGGGCTGCGGAAGTCGTACGGAGACAAGACCGTCCTGGACGGTATCGACCTGACCGTCCCCGCGGGCACCGTCTTCGCCCTGCTGGGCCCGAACGGCGCGGGCAAGACCACCGCCGTCACGATCCTCTCCACCCTCGTCTCCCCCGGCCCCGGCTCCGGCGAGATCCGCGTCGGCGGCCACGACCTCGCCACCGAGGCTCAGGCGGTCCGCGCCGCGATCGGCGTCACCGGACAGTTCTCCGCCGTCGACGGTCTGATCACCGGCGAGGAGAACATGCTCCTGATGGCGGACCTGCACCACCTGCCCAGGAGCGAGGGCCGGCGAGTGACCGCCGAACTGCTGGAGCGTTTCGACCTGGTGGAGGCGGCGAAGCGGCCCGCGTCGGCCTACTCCGGCGGAATGAAGCGCCGTCTGGACATCGCCATGACCCTGGTCGGCGGGCCGCGGATCATCTTCCTGGACGAACCGACCACGGGGCTCGACCCGCGCTCCCGCCACACCATGTGGGGCATCATCCGCGGCCTGGTCGCCGACGGGGTGACCGTCTTCCTCACCACCCAGTACCTGGAAGAGGCCGACGAACTCGCCGACCGTATCGCCGTCATCGACGGCGGGAGGATCGCCGCCGAGGGCAGCGCCGAGGAGCTGAAGCGGATCGTCCCCGGCGGACACGTCAGACTGCGCTTCACCGGGCCTGACGCCTACCGGAGCGCCGCCTCCGCGCTTGCCGGGGCCACGCACGACGACGAGGCGCTGTCGCTCCGCGTTCCCAGTGACGGCAGTCAGCGCGAACTGCGCTCCATCCTCGACCGGTTGGACGACGCCGGCATCGAAGCCGACGAACTCACCGTGCACACCCCCGACCTCGACGACGTGTTCTTCGCCCTCACCGGCCCGGCCATCACCGGCTCGGCTCCCGTCCCCGCCCAGAACGACCGGCCCAAGGAGAACACCCGATGAGCTCGTTCGCCCTCGCCGCCCGCGACACCGGCACCTTGTTGCGCCGCAACCTCCTCCACGCCCGGCGCTACCCCTCCCTCACCCTCAACCTGCTGCTCACACCGGTCATGCTCCTGCTGCTCTTCGTCTACATCTTCGGAGAGGTGATGAGCGCGGGCATCGGCGGCGGGGACCGCTCCGACTACATCGCCTACATCGTGCCGGGCATCTTGATGATGACCATCGGCTCCACGGTGATCGGAGCCGCGGTGTCCGTCTCCACCGACATGGCCGAGGGCGTCATCGCCCGCCTCCGCACCATGGCGATCCACCACGGCTCCGTGGTCACCGGGCATGTCGTCGGAGGTGTGCTGCGCATCCTCGCCAGCCTGGTCGTGGTCGGCGCCGTCGCCGTGGCCATCGGCTTCCGGCCCGTCGGCACCACCGCCCCGGAGTGGCTGGCCGCCTTCGGACTGGTCACGCTCTTCGCCCTGGCGCTCACCTGGATCGCGGTCGGGATAGGGATGGCCAGCCCGAGCGCGGAGGCGGCCGCCAACAGCGCCCAGCCGCTGATCCTGCTGCCCCTCATCTCCAGCGCCTTCATCCCGGCGGACAGCATGCCGGGCTGGTTCCGGCCGATCGCCGAGTACCAGCCCTTCACCTCGGTCATCGAGACCCTGCGAGGCCTGCTCCTCGGAACGGAGATCGGCCACCACGGCTGGCTGGCCGTCGGCTGGAGCGCAGCCCTGGCCGTGCTCGGCCACCGGTGGTCGATGTCGCTCTTCCGCCGCGACCCGGCGGCACGCTGAGCACGTGCGGCGCTCCACGCGCACCCCGGGCCGGCACGTACGGGAAACGCCCCCGCCCATGCCCCGTGGGCGGTCGGCAGCAGGCCCGTGAGCAAGGAGGTCCGCACACAGGAGGAAGGCCCCCGTGCTCATCGCACGGGGGCCTTCCATGTGCTCCGGTCCCCCGTCCCCACAGGTGACCGGCGCTTCCGGGGCCGCGCTCCGCTCAGACGCGGCCCCGGAGTTCAGGGGGGACTCGAACGGCTCCGCGGAGTCCCCGTACAGCCGGCGAGGCTCAGACGCGTACGAGCTCCCGCTCGCCGCCGTCACCGCCGCCCTCGGAGCCGGCGGGCTCCTCCGTCAGCTGCTTCTGCAGCTTCTCGCCCTCCACGTCCACGTTGGGCAGCGCCCGGTCCAGCCAGCGCGGCAGCCACCAGGCCCGCTTGCCCAGCAGGGCCAGGACGGCCGGGACGATCGCCATCCGCACCACGAAGGCGTCGAAGAGGACGGCGATGGCGAGCGAGAAGCCGATCATCTTGATCATCTGCTCACTGGAGCCGATGAAGCCCGAGAAGACCGCGATCATGATCACCGCTGCCGCCGTGACGACCCGTGCGCCGTGCTTGAAGCCGGTCACGATGGCCTGGCCGGGGCTCTCGCCGTGGACGTACGCCTCACGCATCCGGGTGACGAGGAAGACCTCGTAGTCCATCGCGAGACCGAAGACCACACCGACCATGAAGATCGGCATCATGCTCATGATCGGACCGGTCTGCTCCACCCCGAAGAGCGAGCCGAGCCAGCCCCACTGGAAGACCGCGACGACCGCGCCGAGCGCCGCGACCACCGAGAGCAGGAAGCCCAGGGCCGCCTTCAGCGGGACGAGGACCGAGCGGAAGACCAGCATCAGCAGCAGGAACGCGAGGCCGACGACGAGCGCCAGGTAGGGCAGCAGCGCGTCGTTCATCTTCTGCGAGAAGTCGATGTTCATCGCGGTGGCGCCGGTGACCAGGACCTCGGCCCCGGTGTCCGCCTTGATGTCCTTGCCCGCGTCCCGGATGTCGTGGACGACCTCCTCGGTGGCGTGCGAGGACGGCCGGTCCTTGGGGATGACCGTGATCGTCGCGGCGTCACCGGCCTTGTTGAAGGCGGGCGGGACGACGGCCGCGACGCCGAGGGACTCGACCTTCTTGGCGACCTGGTCGGCCGCGGCCTTGGGGTCGGAGCTGTTCTTGGCGTCCACCACGACCAGCAGCGGGCCGTTGAACCCGGGGCCGAAGCCGTCGGAGAGCGTGTCGTACGCCTGGCGCTGCGTGGTCGACTTCGGCTGGG
This DNA window, taken from Streptomyces griseus subsp. griseus, encodes the following:
- a CDS encoding DUF4097 family beta strand repeat-containing protein — protein: MRKFATTAPVTAVLHIPAGRIQLIAADRSDATVEVRPSDASRSRDVKAAEEVVVAFGEGVLRVTAKKSGKRLLGHSGSVEVTVQLPAGSHVEAHTTAAELRGVGRLGSVAFDGAYRRIKIDEAAGVRLAAVEGDVEIGRLNGPAEISTTRGDIRISEAVRGTVALRTRSGDISVTAAPGVSAVLDARTGLGRVDNSLRNDGAAELGIHAATSHGDIAARSL
- a CDS encoding SsgA family sporulation/cell division regulator, translating into MSPVIEEHARARLITDGPLTRPVPVDLRYDPAEDPRTVHITLPGGTDWAFGRDLLERGLRTPIERGAVRVWPCGRTQLIVELHSTDGVEVFQFEIRTLIRFLARTRAQAPATASDAAPEKRPSRTRPERGARPGAKDTQPARG
- a CDS encoding ATP-binding cassette domain-containing protein — encoded protein: MTDPAIAAKGLRKSYGDKTVLDGIDLTVPAGTVFALLGPNGAGKTTAVTILSTLVSPGPGSGEIRVGGHDLATEAQAVRAAIGVTGQFSAVDGLITGEENMLLMADLHHLPRSEGRRVTAELLERFDLVEAAKRPASAYSGGMKRRLDIAMTLVGGPRIIFLDEPTTGLDPRSRHTMWGIIRGLVADGVTVFLTTQYLEEADELADRIAVIDGGRIAAEGSAEELKRIVPGGHVRLRFTGPDAYRSAASALAGATHDDEALSLRVPSDGSQRELRSILDRLDDAGIEADELTVHTPDLDDVFFALTGPAITGSAPVPAQNDRPKENTR
- a CDS encoding energy-coupling factor ABC transporter permease, producing the protein MHVPDGFIDAPVSVAAGVVAAGAVAVSLRGARRELDERTAPLAGLVAAFIFAVQMLNFPVAAGTSGHLMGGALAAILVGPYTAVLCLAVVLLMQGIFFADGGLTALGVNITVMGVVTVVVAYGLFRLLTGLLPRTRRSATASAFVAALVSVPVSAAAFTLLYWIGGTTDIPIGKVFTAMVGVHILIGIGEAVITALTVGAVLAVRPDLVHGVQGLAAPLKLRVDGELVDAPAATREPEPAAAHRSTRGFWITGLVSAFVLAGFVSFYASANPDGLERVAADQGIDEKVQEHGAADSPLADYGVGDIANARLSGGLAGVIGVSATVVVGTGVFWVVRRRKEESTETSRDHENV
- a CDS encoding helix-turn-helix domain-containing protein — translated: MPGGRITQQERQRIASGLADGLAYAEIARRLDRPTSTVTREVMRNGGPTTYRPEPAHRAAERRARRRKRIAPLVDEAPVQPYGRDAEAVQAFEEMYATAMMASGMPLMMARVLTSLTLADSGTLTAQELARRLQVSPASVSKAIAFLDDQGMVRRERDERRRERYTVDDEIWYRSMMVSVRSTAELVEITRQGVGVLGPGTPAAARLEGVARFLDFVAEAIARAAEQARDILRTSPGPGASPEATEGPPGVAPEAAEGPTGPPPS
- a CDS encoding ABC transporter permease, which codes for MSSFALAARDTGTLLRRNLLHARRYPSLTLNLLLTPVMLLLLFVYIFGEVMSAGIGGGDRSDYIAYIVPGILMMTIGSTVIGAAVSVSTDMAEGVIARLRTMAIHHGSVVTGHVVGGVLRILASLVVVGAVAVAIGFRPVGTTAPEWLAAFGLVTLFALALTWIAVGIGMASPSAEAAANSAQPLILLPLISSAFIPADSMPGWFRPIAEYQPFTSVIETLRGLLLGTEIGHHGWLAVGWSAALAVLGHRWSMSLFRRDPAAR